A stretch of the Hypomesus transpacificus isolate Combined female chromosome 12, fHypTra1, whole genome shotgun sequence genome encodes the following:
- the farp1 gene encoding FERM, ARHGEF and pleckstrin domain-containing protein 1 isoform X2, which yields MVEPVDRPSAGQRLGAPDSFGISTLEPGQRPPDMPPGRQVSIRVQMLDDTQEVFEVSQRSLGKALFDLVCAHLNLVEGDYFGLEYQDHRKMTVWLDLLKPTLKQIRRPKNTILRFVVKFFPPDHTQLLEELTRYLFALQIKHDLASGRLTCNDSTAALLVSHIVQSEMGDFDEVQSWQHLLHNKYIPDQDALRDKITENHRKHVGQTPAESDYHLLEIARRLEMYGVRLHPAKDREGTKLSLAVAHTGVLVLQGHTKINAFNWSKIRKLSFKRKRFLIKLRPDLNQSTHHDTLEFVMASRDCCKIFWKICVEYHAFFRLFEEPKPKPKPVLFTRGSSFRFSGRTQKQVIDYVKDSEFKKVPFERKHSKIQSSFYPQPSLPRSQVPKESAMSVDQTDSRLGRRGESTQGGQEEPGSAASPAAGRPNGFQDGPGPAPEEGRGQRSNPARPQHAEHLNTGVLSGSPILPDSPAAGGPVLVNGSGQSASLGLGQSPEDQQPSPLTSPLLTDTGYVRTDDEDEARRKFPTDKAYFIAKELLTTERTFLKDLEVITVSFPSLVGKDEALPESLRSLVSASYNPVHSFHLAFLKEVEQRLALWEGRSNAHIKGDYQRIGDLMLKNIQGLKQLTVHLQRHPEVLLEVERSCRTSRKLEGLCRDFEQQKVCYLPLNIFLLRPLHRLLHYKLILERLCKHYPPTHEDFRDSRAALADVSEMVVQLHGTMIKMENFQKLLELKKDLTGIDNLAVPGREFIRLGCLSKLSGKGLQQRMFFLFSDCLVYTSRGMTPANQFKVHGQLPLYDMTIRESEAEWGVPHSFTLFGQRQSLVVAASSSSEMEKWVEDIRMAIDLAEQSSGPSTDLLSSSLTDSKSPEEGGLEQESEEELCASRTSLERQAPHRGNTTVHVCWHRNTSVSMVDFSVAVENHLSGNLLRKFKNSNGWQKLWVVFTNFSLFFYKSHQDDYPLASLPLLGYSVTVPSESENIHKDYVFKLHFKSHVYYFRSESEYTFERWMEVIRSATCSSSRAVPHSRKDPHPY from the exons CAACGCTCCCTAGGCAAGGCGCTGTTTGACCTGGTGTGTGCCCACCTCAACTTGGTGGAGGGAGACTACTTTGGTTTGGAGTACCAGGACCATCGCAAGATGACG GTTTGGTTGGACCTGTTGAAGCCAACCCTAAAGCAGATTAGAC GGCCCAAGAACACCATCCTTCGGTTTGTGGTGAAGTTCTTCCCTCCCGACCACACACAGCTCTTGGAGGAACTGACCAG GTACCTGTTTGCCCTGCAGATAAAGCATGACCTGGCCAGCGGGCGCCTGACCTGCAACGACAGCACCGCGGCCCTGCTCGTCTCCCACATCGTCCAGT CTGAAATGGGGGACTTTGACGAGGTCCAGAGTTGGCAGCACCTCCTTCACAACAAGTACATTCCTGACCAGGATGCTCTCCGGGATAAGATCACAGAGAACCACCGCAAGCATGT GGGCCAGACACCAGCGGAGTCAGACTACCATCTGCTGGAGATAGCCCGCCGCCTGGAGATGTACGGGGTGCGTCTGCACCCTGCCAAGGACCGCGAGGGCACCAAGCTCAGCCTGGCCGTGGCACACACCGGCGTGCTGGTGTTGCAG GGCCACACAAAGATAAACGCCTTCAACTGGTCCAAAATACGCAAGCTGAGCTTCAAGAGAAAGAGGTTCCTCATCAAATTGAGACCAGACCTGAAT CAAAGTACGCATCACGACACGTTGGAGTTTGTCATGGCCAGCCGGGACTGCTGTAAGATCTTCTGGAAGATCTGTGTGGAGTACCATGCCTTCTTCAGGCTCTTTGAGGAACCCAAACCCAAGCCCAAACCTGTGCTGTTCACCAGGGGGTCCTCTTTCCGGTTTAG CGGTCGAACACAGAAGCAGGTTATTGATTATGTCAAGGACTCTGAGTTCAAGAAGGTCCCGTTTGAGAG gAAACACAGTAAGATCCAGTCCAGCTTCTatccccaaccctcccttcctcgCTCCCAAGTGCCAAAAGAG AGTGCTATGTCAGTAGACCAGACAGACTCTAGACTGGGCCGCAGAGGAGAGTCCACCCAGGGTGGTCAGGAGGAGCCTGGGTCTGCAGCCAGCCCGGCGGCCGGCCGGCCCAACGGCTTCCAGGACGGGCCAGGCCCAGCACCGGAGGAGGGCCGCGGCCAGAGGTCCAACCCAGCCAGGCCGCAGCACGCAGAGCATCTGAACACAG GTGTGTTGTCGGGCAGTCCCATTCTCCCGGACTCGCCGGCGGCCGGCGGCCCAGTGCTTGTGAACGGCAGCGGGCAGAGTGCCTCCCTGGGCCTGGGGCAGAGCCCCGAGGACCAGCAGCCCTCGCCCCTCACCAGCCCCCTGCTCACCGACACCGGCTACGTCCGCACGGATGACGAGGACGAGGCCCGCCGAAAG TTCCCCACTGACAAAGCCTATTTCATCGCCAAAGAGTTGCTTACAACAGAGAGGACCTTCCTGAAGGACCTGGAGGTTATCACTGTG TCCTTCCCTAGCTTGGTGGGTAAAGATGAGGCCTTGCCAGAGTCTCTCAGAAGCCTGGTGTCTGCCAGCTATAACCCTGTCCACTCCTTCCACCTGGCCTTCCTCAAGGAGGTGGAGCAGAGGCTGGcactgtg ggAGGGGCGTTCCAACGCCCACATCAAAGGAGACTACCAGCGAATAGGAGACTTGATGCTGAAAAACATCCAGGGATTGAAG CAGCTGACGGTGCACCTCCAGAGGCACCCCGAGGtgctgctggaggtggagcGCTCCTGCCGCACCTCCAGGAAGCTGGAGGGGCTGTGCCGGGACTTTGAGCAGCAGAAGGTGTGCTACCTGCCCCTCAACATCTTCCTGCTGCGCCCCCTGCATCGTCTGCTGCACTACAAACTCATCCTGGAGCGCCTCTGCAAACACTACCCCCCCACGCACGAGGACTTCAGGGACTCCagag CTGCGCTGGCAGATGTGTCCGAGATGGTTGTCCAGCTTCACGGCACCATGATCAAGATGGAGAATTTCCAGAAGCTTCTGGAGCTGAAGAAGGATCTGACCGGCATCGACAACCTGGCAGTCCCTGGCAGG gagTTCATTCGGCTGGGCTGCCTCAGCAAGCTCTCAGGAAAAGGCCTGCAGCAAAGAATGTTCTTCCTG TTCAGCGACTGTCTGGTGTACACCAGCCGAGGGATGACGCCAGCCAACCAGTTCAAAGTGCACGGCCAGCTGCCCCTGTATGACATGACG aTCAGAGAGAGCGAGGCTGAGTGGGGCGTCCCTCACTCCTTCACCCTCTTCGGCCAGCGACAGTCCCTGGTAGTAGCGGCCAg ctcgTCGTCGGAGATGGAGAAGTGGGTGGAGGACATCAGGATGGCCATCGACCTGGCGGAGCAGAGCAGCGGGCCCTCCACAGACCTCCTGTCCAGCAGCCTGACTGACAGCA AATCCCCAGAGGAGGGCGGCTTGGAGCAAGAGTCGGAGGAGGAGCTGTGCGCCTCCAGGACATCTCTGGAGAGACAGGCTCCTCACCGTGGCAACACCACCGTGCACGTGTGCTGGCACAGGAACACCAGTGTGTCCATGGTGGACTTTAGTGTGGCCGTGGAG aACCATCTGTCAGGAAACCTGTTGAGGAAGTTTAAGAATAGCAATGGCTGGCAGAAGCTGTGGGTGGTGTTCACCAACTTCAGCCTGTTTTTCTACAAGTCACACCAG GATGACTACCCGCTGGCCAGCCTCCCCCTACTGGGCTACTCTGTCACTGTGCCCTCAGAGTCAGAGAACATCCACAAGGACTACGTCTTCAAGCTCCACTTCAAGTCCCACGTGTACTACTTCAGATCAGAGAGCG
- the farp1 gene encoding FERM, ARHGEF and pleckstrin domain-containing protein 1 isoform X3: MTVWLDLLKPTLKQIRRPKNTILRFVVKFFPPDHTQLLEELTRYLFALQIKHDLASGRLTCNDSTAALLVSHIVQSEMGDFDEVQSWQHLLHNKYIPDQDALRDKITENHRKHVGQTPAESDYHLLEIARRLEMYGVRLHPAKDREGTKLSLAVAHTGVLVLQGHTKINAFNWSKIRKLSFKRKRFLIKLRPDLNQSTHHDTLEFVMASRDCCKIFWKICVEYHAFFRLFEEPKPKPKPVLFTRGSSFRFSGRTQKQVIDYVKDSEFKKVPFERKHSKIQSSFYPQPSLPRSQVPKESAMSVDQTDSRLGRRGESTQGGQEEPGSAASPAAGRPNGFQDGPGPAPEEGRGQRSNPARPQHAEHLNTGVLSGSPILPDSPAAGGPVLVNGSGQSASLGLGQSPEDQQPSPLTSPLLTDTGYVRTDDEDEARRKKFPTDKAYFIAKELLTTERTFLKDLEVITVSFPSLVGKDEALPESLRSLVSASYNPVHSFHLAFLKEVEQRLALWEGRSNAHIKGDYQRIGDLMLKNIQGLKQLTVHLQRHPEVLLEVERSCRTSRKLEGLCRDFEQQKVCYLPLNIFLLRPLHRLLHYKLILERLCKHYPPTHEDFRDSRAALADVSEMVVQLHGTMIKMENFQKLLELKKDLTGIDNLAVPGREFIRLGCLSKLSGKGLQQRMFFLFSDCLVYTSRGMTPANQFKVHGQLPLYDMTIRESEAEWGVPHSFTLFGQRQSLVVAASSSSEMEKWVEDIRMAIDLAEQSSGPSTDLLSSSLTDSKSPEEGGLEQESEEELCASRTSLERQAPHRGNTTVHVCWHRNTSVSMVDFSVAVENHLSGNLLRKFKNSNGWQKLWVVFTNFSLFFYKSHQDDYPLASLPLLGYSVTVPSESENIHKDYVFKLHFKSHVYYFRSESEYTFERWMEVIRSATCSSSRAVPHSRKDPHPY, from the exons ATGACG GTTTGGTTGGACCTGTTGAAGCCAACCCTAAAGCAGATTAGAC GGCCCAAGAACACCATCCTTCGGTTTGTGGTGAAGTTCTTCCCTCCCGACCACACACAGCTCTTGGAGGAACTGACCAG GTACCTGTTTGCCCTGCAGATAAAGCATGACCTGGCCAGCGGGCGCCTGACCTGCAACGACAGCACCGCGGCCCTGCTCGTCTCCCACATCGTCCAGT CTGAAATGGGGGACTTTGACGAGGTCCAGAGTTGGCAGCACCTCCTTCACAACAAGTACATTCCTGACCAGGATGCTCTCCGGGATAAGATCACAGAGAACCACCGCAAGCATGT GGGCCAGACACCAGCGGAGTCAGACTACCATCTGCTGGAGATAGCCCGCCGCCTGGAGATGTACGGGGTGCGTCTGCACCCTGCCAAGGACCGCGAGGGCACCAAGCTCAGCCTGGCCGTGGCACACACCGGCGTGCTGGTGTTGCAG GGCCACACAAAGATAAACGCCTTCAACTGGTCCAAAATACGCAAGCTGAGCTTCAAGAGAAAGAGGTTCCTCATCAAATTGAGACCAGACCTGAAT CAAAGTACGCATCACGACACGTTGGAGTTTGTCATGGCCAGCCGGGACTGCTGTAAGATCTTCTGGAAGATCTGTGTGGAGTACCATGCCTTCTTCAGGCTCTTTGAGGAACCCAAACCCAAGCCCAAACCTGTGCTGTTCACCAGGGGGTCCTCTTTCCGGTTTAG CGGTCGAACACAGAAGCAGGTTATTGATTATGTCAAGGACTCTGAGTTCAAGAAGGTCCCGTTTGAGAG gAAACACAGTAAGATCCAGTCCAGCTTCTatccccaaccctcccttcctcgCTCCCAAGTGCCAAAAGAG AGTGCTATGTCAGTAGACCAGACAGACTCTAGACTGGGCCGCAGAGGAGAGTCCACCCAGGGTGGTCAGGAGGAGCCTGGGTCTGCAGCCAGCCCGGCGGCCGGCCGGCCCAACGGCTTCCAGGACGGGCCAGGCCCAGCACCGGAGGAGGGCCGCGGCCAGAGGTCCAACCCAGCCAGGCCGCAGCACGCAGAGCATCTGAACACAG GTGTGTTGTCGGGCAGTCCCATTCTCCCGGACTCGCCGGCGGCCGGCGGCCCAGTGCTTGTGAACGGCAGCGGGCAGAGTGCCTCCCTGGGCCTGGGGCAGAGCCCCGAGGACCAGCAGCCCTCGCCCCTCACCAGCCCCCTGCTCACCGACACCGGCTACGTCCGCACGGATGACGAGGACGAGGCCCGCCGAAAG AAGTTCCCCACTGACAAAGCCTATTTCATCGCCAAAGAGTTGCTTACAACAGAGAGGACCTTCCTGAAGGACCTGGAGGTTATCACTGTG TCCTTCCCTAGCTTGGTGGGTAAAGATGAGGCCTTGCCAGAGTCTCTCAGAAGCCTGGTGTCTGCCAGCTATAACCCTGTCCACTCCTTCCACCTGGCCTTCCTCAAGGAGGTGGAGCAGAGGCTGGcactgtg ggAGGGGCGTTCCAACGCCCACATCAAAGGAGACTACCAGCGAATAGGAGACTTGATGCTGAAAAACATCCAGGGATTGAAG CAGCTGACGGTGCACCTCCAGAGGCACCCCGAGGtgctgctggaggtggagcGCTCCTGCCGCACCTCCAGGAAGCTGGAGGGGCTGTGCCGGGACTTTGAGCAGCAGAAGGTGTGCTACCTGCCCCTCAACATCTTCCTGCTGCGCCCCCTGCATCGTCTGCTGCACTACAAACTCATCCTGGAGCGCCTCTGCAAACACTACCCCCCCACGCACGAGGACTTCAGGGACTCCagag CTGCGCTGGCAGATGTGTCCGAGATGGTTGTCCAGCTTCACGGCACCATGATCAAGATGGAGAATTTCCAGAAGCTTCTGGAGCTGAAGAAGGATCTGACCGGCATCGACAACCTGGCAGTCCCTGGCAGG gagTTCATTCGGCTGGGCTGCCTCAGCAAGCTCTCAGGAAAAGGCCTGCAGCAAAGAATGTTCTTCCTG TTCAGCGACTGTCTGGTGTACACCAGCCGAGGGATGACGCCAGCCAACCAGTTCAAAGTGCACGGCCAGCTGCCCCTGTATGACATGACG aTCAGAGAGAGCGAGGCTGAGTGGGGCGTCCCTCACTCCTTCACCCTCTTCGGCCAGCGACAGTCCCTGGTAGTAGCGGCCAg ctcgTCGTCGGAGATGGAGAAGTGGGTGGAGGACATCAGGATGGCCATCGACCTGGCGGAGCAGAGCAGCGGGCCCTCCACAGACCTCCTGTCCAGCAGCCTGACTGACAGCA AATCCCCAGAGGAGGGCGGCTTGGAGCAAGAGTCGGAGGAGGAGCTGTGCGCCTCCAGGACATCTCTGGAGAGACAGGCTCCTCACCGTGGCAACACCACCGTGCACGTGTGCTGGCACAGGAACACCAGTGTGTCCATGGTGGACTTTAGTGTGGCCGTGGAG aACCATCTGTCAGGAAACCTGTTGAGGAAGTTTAAGAATAGCAATGGCTGGCAGAAGCTGTGGGTGGTGTTCACCAACTTCAGCCTGTTTTTCTACAAGTCACACCAG GATGACTACCCGCTGGCCAGCCTCCCCCTACTGGGCTACTCTGTCACTGTGCCCTCAGAGTCAGAGAACATCCACAAGGACTACGTCTTCAAGCTCCACTTCAAGTCCCACGTGTACTACTTCAGATCAGAGAGCG
- the farp1 gene encoding FERM, ARHGEF and pleckstrin domain-containing protein 1 isoform X1, with protein sequence MVEPVDRPSAGQRLGAPDSFGISTLEPGQRPPDMPPGRQVSIRVQMLDDTQEVFEVSQRSLGKALFDLVCAHLNLVEGDYFGLEYQDHRKMTVWLDLLKPTLKQIRRPKNTILRFVVKFFPPDHTQLLEELTRYLFALQIKHDLASGRLTCNDSTAALLVSHIVQSEMGDFDEVQSWQHLLHNKYIPDQDALRDKITENHRKHVGQTPAESDYHLLEIARRLEMYGVRLHPAKDREGTKLSLAVAHTGVLVLQGHTKINAFNWSKIRKLSFKRKRFLIKLRPDLNQSTHHDTLEFVMASRDCCKIFWKICVEYHAFFRLFEEPKPKPKPVLFTRGSSFRFSGRTQKQVIDYVKDSEFKKVPFERKHSKIQSSFYPQPSLPRSQVPKESAMSVDQTDSRLGRRGESTQGGQEEPGSAASPAAGRPNGFQDGPGPAPEEGRGQRSNPARPQHAEHLNTGVLSGSPILPDSPAAGGPVLVNGSGQSASLGLGQSPEDQQPSPLTSPLLTDTGYVRTDDEDEARRKKFPTDKAYFIAKELLTTERTFLKDLEVITVSFPSLVGKDEALPESLRSLVSASYNPVHSFHLAFLKEVEQRLALWEGRSNAHIKGDYQRIGDLMLKNIQGLKQLTVHLQRHPEVLLEVERSCRTSRKLEGLCRDFEQQKVCYLPLNIFLLRPLHRLLHYKLILERLCKHYPPTHEDFRDSRAALADVSEMVVQLHGTMIKMENFQKLLELKKDLTGIDNLAVPGREFIRLGCLSKLSGKGLQQRMFFLFSDCLVYTSRGMTPANQFKVHGQLPLYDMTIRESEAEWGVPHSFTLFGQRQSLVVAASSSSEMEKWVEDIRMAIDLAEQSSGPSTDLLSSSLTDSKSPEEGGLEQESEEELCASRTSLERQAPHRGNTTVHVCWHRNTSVSMVDFSVAVENHLSGNLLRKFKNSNGWQKLWVVFTNFSLFFYKSHQDDYPLASLPLLGYSVTVPSESENIHKDYVFKLHFKSHVYYFRSESEYTFERWMEVIRSATCSSSRAVPHSRKDPHPY encoded by the exons CAACGCTCCCTAGGCAAGGCGCTGTTTGACCTGGTGTGTGCCCACCTCAACTTGGTGGAGGGAGACTACTTTGGTTTGGAGTACCAGGACCATCGCAAGATGACG GTTTGGTTGGACCTGTTGAAGCCAACCCTAAAGCAGATTAGAC GGCCCAAGAACACCATCCTTCGGTTTGTGGTGAAGTTCTTCCCTCCCGACCACACACAGCTCTTGGAGGAACTGACCAG GTACCTGTTTGCCCTGCAGATAAAGCATGACCTGGCCAGCGGGCGCCTGACCTGCAACGACAGCACCGCGGCCCTGCTCGTCTCCCACATCGTCCAGT CTGAAATGGGGGACTTTGACGAGGTCCAGAGTTGGCAGCACCTCCTTCACAACAAGTACATTCCTGACCAGGATGCTCTCCGGGATAAGATCACAGAGAACCACCGCAAGCATGT GGGCCAGACACCAGCGGAGTCAGACTACCATCTGCTGGAGATAGCCCGCCGCCTGGAGATGTACGGGGTGCGTCTGCACCCTGCCAAGGACCGCGAGGGCACCAAGCTCAGCCTGGCCGTGGCACACACCGGCGTGCTGGTGTTGCAG GGCCACACAAAGATAAACGCCTTCAACTGGTCCAAAATACGCAAGCTGAGCTTCAAGAGAAAGAGGTTCCTCATCAAATTGAGACCAGACCTGAAT CAAAGTACGCATCACGACACGTTGGAGTTTGTCATGGCCAGCCGGGACTGCTGTAAGATCTTCTGGAAGATCTGTGTGGAGTACCATGCCTTCTTCAGGCTCTTTGAGGAACCCAAACCCAAGCCCAAACCTGTGCTGTTCACCAGGGGGTCCTCTTTCCGGTTTAG CGGTCGAACACAGAAGCAGGTTATTGATTATGTCAAGGACTCTGAGTTCAAGAAGGTCCCGTTTGAGAG gAAACACAGTAAGATCCAGTCCAGCTTCTatccccaaccctcccttcctcgCTCCCAAGTGCCAAAAGAG AGTGCTATGTCAGTAGACCAGACAGACTCTAGACTGGGCCGCAGAGGAGAGTCCACCCAGGGTGGTCAGGAGGAGCCTGGGTCTGCAGCCAGCCCGGCGGCCGGCCGGCCCAACGGCTTCCAGGACGGGCCAGGCCCAGCACCGGAGGAGGGCCGCGGCCAGAGGTCCAACCCAGCCAGGCCGCAGCACGCAGAGCATCTGAACACAG GTGTGTTGTCGGGCAGTCCCATTCTCCCGGACTCGCCGGCGGCCGGCGGCCCAGTGCTTGTGAACGGCAGCGGGCAGAGTGCCTCCCTGGGCCTGGGGCAGAGCCCCGAGGACCAGCAGCCCTCGCCCCTCACCAGCCCCCTGCTCACCGACACCGGCTACGTCCGCACGGATGACGAGGACGAGGCCCGCCGAAAG AAGTTCCCCACTGACAAAGCCTATTTCATCGCCAAAGAGTTGCTTACAACAGAGAGGACCTTCCTGAAGGACCTGGAGGTTATCACTGTG TCCTTCCCTAGCTTGGTGGGTAAAGATGAGGCCTTGCCAGAGTCTCTCAGAAGCCTGGTGTCTGCCAGCTATAACCCTGTCCACTCCTTCCACCTGGCCTTCCTCAAGGAGGTGGAGCAGAGGCTGGcactgtg ggAGGGGCGTTCCAACGCCCACATCAAAGGAGACTACCAGCGAATAGGAGACTTGATGCTGAAAAACATCCAGGGATTGAAG CAGCTGACGGTGCACCTCCAGAGGCACCCCGAGGtgctgctggaggtggagcGCTCCTGCCGCACCTCCAGGAAGCTGGAGGGGCTGTGCCGGGACTTTGAGCAGCAGAAGGTGTGCTACCTGCCCCTCAACATCTTCCTGCTGCGCCCCCTGCATCGTCTGCTGCACTACAAACTCATCCTGGAGCGCCTCTGCAAACACTACCCCCCCACGCACGAGGACTTCAGGGACTCCagag CTGCGCTGGCAGATGTGTCCGAGATGGTTGTCCAGCTTCACGGCACCATGATCAAGATGGAGAATTTCCAGAAGCTTCTGGAGCTGAAGAAGGATCTGACCGGCATCGACAACCTGGCAGTCCCTGGCAGG gagTTCATTCGGCTGGGCTGCCTCAGCAAGCTCTCAGGAAAAGGCCTGCAGCAAAGAATGTTCTTCCTG TTCAGCGACTGTCTGGTGTACACCAGCCGAGGGATGACGCCAGCCAACCAGTTCAAAGTGCACGGCCAGCTGCCCCTGTATGACATGACG aTCAGAGAGAGCGAGGCTGAGTGGGGCGTCCCTCACTCCTTCACCCTCTTCGGCCAGCGACAGTCCCTGGTAGTAGCGGCCAg ctcgTCGTCGGAGATGGAGAAGTGGGTGGAGGACATCAGGATGGCCATCGACCTGGCGGAGCAGAGCAGCGGGCCCTCCACAGACCTCCTGTCCAGCAGCCTGACTGACAGCA AATCCCCAGAGGAGGGCGGCTTGGAGCAAGAGTCGGAGGAGGAGCTGTGCGCCTCCAGGACATCTCTGGAGAGACAGGCTCCTCACCGTGGCAACACCACCGTGCACGTGTGCTGGCACAGGAACACCAGTGTGTCCATGGTGGACTTTAGTGTGGCCGTGGAG aACCATCTGTCAGGAAACCTGTTGAGGAAGTTTAAGAATAGCAATGGCTGGCAGAAGCTGTGGGTGGTGTTCACCAACTTCAGCCTGTTTTTCTACAAGTCACACCAG GATGACTACCCGCTGGCCAGCCTCCCCCTACTGGGCTACTCTGTCACTGTGCCCTCAGAGTCAGAGAACATCCACAAGGACTACGTCTTCAAGCTCCACTTCAAGTCCCACGTGTACTACTTCAGATCAGAGAGCG